Below is a genomic region from Naumannella halotolerans.
TTGGGTCCTGGTGTACATCGGCTGCGGTGACGCGCCTGGTCTTACCCGCGCGATCCTGTTCGATGTAGTCGGCGACGTGGCGAAGATCGTTTGCCGGGCTCAAAATGACGGTGACGGGCACTTCCAGGTCGAACAGATCGCTGAGCTGGGTCGCAAACGTGTAGGCGGTCATAGAGTCGCCGCCGATGTCGGTGAAGTTGGCGGAGGGGCTTACTGCTGTGTTGCCTCCCAAGAGAGCTTTGGCCGCACGCAGAACTGTCTCCAGCGTAGGACGTTCGGCCACGCTGCGTTGGAGGTCGGCGATCTCAGCTTCCTGGTTCTCGCTCAGCCGCTGGTGCAGCTGCTCGAGCTCATCTGCGTAATGCTGGGTGAGCTTGGGCCGCAACGGTTTGGAGACACCCGAAAGAAGCCCGTTGGCGACGCTGAACGGATCGCGTTCGATGATGAAATCGCGAGGAATCTCATACGGATGCAGCCCCTCACGCTTGGCGATCTGGTGCAGTGTGCCGGCAAGATGGTCACGCAACTCGTTGTCATCGCGGCCCCGTGCTGCCGAATCCGTAGGGACGATGACGGCCAAGATGGATGCGCGGCCGCTGCGTCCGTACACGAAAATCTGGTGGATGTCGGGGCTAGTTGAGTAGACAGATTCGAGTGTCGCGACGGCAACAAACTCCGCCTGGGACAACTTGAGGACGTTGTTGCGTCGTTCCACAAACTGGAGTTCATCTGGAGCTGTCTCGGCCATGACGTCACCAGTTCGGTAGAAGCCATCGGCGTCGAGGATGTCGTCGTTGAGGTCTGGCCGGTTGAGATAGCCAGGAATCATCGACATCGTCTTGAGGAGCAGCTCGCCGCGGGGGTGAGGACGATCGGTCGTGTGATATCCGAGCTCAGGCACGTCAGCGAGCTTGTACTCGATCACCGGTGGACGTTGGATCCGATTGTCGAACATCACAACGCCACCAGCCTCAGTCGACCCGTAAGCGTCGTGAACTGGAACGTTCAGCATTGACTCCATAAAGGCATGCAGATTCACATCAAGCGGGGCGCTGCCGTTGACGGCCGACACGATACGGCCACCGAGGAGTTGTTCGCGCAGCTGTGTCTTGGCGTTACTCTCCCGCTCGAGCTCGGTGTCCCCGGCTGGCAGTGACGCCAATACTCTGCGATAGCGATCGAAGATCATCTCGCAGACACGAGGGATCAGGAAGAACTCAGTTGGGCGGGCGAGCGCAATGTCATCCCACATCTGGGCAGGATCGTTACCTGTGGAGAAGAAGCAGGTCCCCCCGCGCGCTAGAGCGCCGGTCAGGACCATACGCCCTGCGACATGACTCATAGGCATGTAGTGAGTGACGATCGTCGGCATGGTGGATTGCGACTGGCCGAACCACATCGCCGCCAGGTGAGCAGTCGTAAACATCGCACCTTTTGGGGTGCCCGTGGCGCCCGACGTATAGATGATCTGAGCTAGACCCGGGGGAGTGCCAGCAGGCGAGACTGGCAGGGGGGCCTGGGGGACCTGCGTGCCGGCATCGACCAAACTGTCGAAGGTCTCGAGAACGATCCCTTCGGCGCTGAGGCGAGTCAGCGCACGGTTCAAGGCGTGTTTTGCGGCAAGGTCCCCTTCGCGGTAATCGAGCACGTAGACCGCCTTAGGGTGAGCCTCGGAGGCTAGAACGGCGGCGATTGCGGGGTCGAGATAGTCGATATCCACAGCCAGAGCGGCCGGCCGGGTTTCATTAAGGATGGTCTGCCACTGCGCCTGGCTGCTGTTGGCGATCAAGGGCACAGAAACCACACCCGACGCGATGCACGCAAGTTCCAGGGCGGCGTAGTTGTTGCTACCCGTACCGATCGAACAAACCATATCGGCCGCGCTGGGCCCACGCTCCACCCGCTGCCACGATGTCGCGACCGCACGAGCACGCGACCACAGCTGCCGGTAGGTCAGCGTCGTGTGGTCGTGGGTCAGCTGGCGTGTACCGCCCGGAGTGATAACGACTCGCCGTTCCTTCACAGCCTCACGATCGGCATAGCCGGTCATTACAGCGTCGACCAGCTGCGCCAATCCCATGTTTGGGCGCACGCTGGACGCCACGCGAGAGTCTGGGACACGGTCGCGGACCTGAGAGTCGCTGGCAATGAGGTGGGTAAGGCGTTCCTCAAAGCCTGCCTGCCAAACATCCTGAGCCATGGTCGTCCTCGGTTCGTCGGTCGTGGCACCGGCATGGTGCCGTGACCAACGATGACCCGAGGGGCTTACCTGCTACTTACTGGCAGCGAAACATGCAGGCACACCCTCACTTTTAGGGGGTAGTTAAACAAAAGTTCTCCCAGATCTCTCTTGTGAACACCGTAATCATCTCTTAGCGTATGTGACATTAGAGATGCCCGTTCAATCCCTGCTGGGGGTCGTGACATGGATCAGAGCCCGCACCCACGCGAACTCGAGGATGAAGCCCGCTACAGGGCCTACCTCTTCGGCACGCCGAGGCTGTACATCGATGGTGAACCGGCGCAGCAGGGCTGGGTCGCCCGTCGGCGGGCCTGGGAGATTCTGGTCTGGTTCTTGCTCAACCCAGGCAAGCCTGCGATGGCAGAGGCGTTGGCCGATCAGCTATGGCCCGGCGACGACCCTGAACGGATCGCAAGCACATTCCATGTCAGCCTCCATGCGTTGCGGCGAGCACTCGAACCAGGCCTCGGACGGCGCCAAGAGTCGGCCTATATTCGACGGCACTCCAACAAGGTGTACAGCTTCGACCCAGGAGAACTGTGGTGGACCGATGTCGCCGATCTCGAACAGGTTCATCGATCGGGCCATGCCGCAGAGCGCGCAGGAGACCTCGCCCGCGCACGTTTCTGTTACAGACGCGTCGCTGGCTACGTTGCTCAAGGAAAGCTCCTCGACGGGGAGGTCTGTGACTGGATCGAGCCGTACCGGCGTCGCTACCGGCAGATGTGTCAACAATCGCTCACACGGCTGATGATGCTTGAGGCCGGCGATGGATCCGAACACGACCTGATCGAGGCCGCCTACCTCACGCTGAAGATTGATCCCTACAACCAGTTGGCAACAAAGGTGATCATCGAGAATCGCTTGCGAAGCGGACGTAGACCGGCTGCAGCCGAGCAACTGGCCAAGTACTGCAGGTCACTGAAAGCCGACCTCGGAGTGCCTGTGCCAGACGAGATTGCCGCGCTGGTTCACCGTGTTCAAACAGCCTGACTCTTCCACTGCACGTAACGCAGCGCGAAGCCCAGCAACTTAAGTTCAAACCCGAAGAGTCGGAGCGGCGCTCTGACCACACCGAGACGAGGAGAGTGTTATGGCCAGCAGAGTCCAACAGCTGTTTGAAGCCCTGGCCGGACGGCTAGACCGCGAGCAGGCCGCGAAGATCGAACGCACCATCCAGTGGAAGATCACTGATGAAGACCCAGGAGTTTGGGCGTTCAAGATCGACAACGGATCTGGTGATCTCATCTCAGGAGGCGTCGACAACCCCGACGCAACGTTCGTGACCGACAGCGAGACGTGGATCGGTGTGGCCGAAGGAACTTTGGATCCCATGCGCCAGTTCATGTCCGGAAAGCTCAAAGTTGAAGGCGACATGATGCTTGCACTGAGGGTGCCCAAGTTTTTCCCGGTAGGAGCGGTGAGCAATGGCTGATACTGACACGCTCCAGGCCGAGGCCGAGCGCATGGACCACATCGCACGGCTCACCGACCCTGCGACTTTCCGATACCTCGAAGAAAAGATTCACGTCCAAGAGGGCTGGCGGTGCGCCGAGGTGGGCGCCGGAACTGGGACCGTAGCCCGATGGTTGTCGAACCGGGTTGGGCACTACGGCTTGGTTGAAGCTATCGATACCGAGACAGCCCACCTCGAGAGGCTTCAAGCGTCTAACCTCAAGGTGATCAAGCAAGACATCACCTCCCGGCCGTTGGAGGCTGGTAGCTACGACCTGATTCACGCCAAGATCCTGCTGATGCATCTGCCGGAACGCGAGCGTGTGCTCCAGGAGTTCGCTGACGCACTGAAGCCAGGCGGCTACCTCCTCGTTGAAGAAGCGGACGTTCGCAGCATTCAGCGAGTCGAACCGGCCGAGCCGGTCCTGACCCGTGCGGCAGCGGCGCTCGAAACCTTCTTCTACATGATGGGCGCCGACCCCGCATATGCAATGACCCTTCAGCCATCTGTCCGTAGCACCGGACTCACGGTACAGGGAACCGACTGTCAGCTGACCGCGGTGCAGGCCGGGAGTAAAGAGATGCTGTCGGTTTCTCTCAGTCTCGCCAAACTGGCGCCCATGATCGTCAAGGTCGGGCTCATGTCCGAAGCCGAGGTGCAAAAGGCCTTCACGCTGATGGAGCAACCTGGCCCCACAGTTCTCTATACGCCGACAATCATCTCGGTCTGGGCTCAGAAGCCCGAGGCCTGAAGAGAGGACACATCATGCTCCACGTAGTCATCGCCCACGACGGGACTGCCCCAGGCACTTTCGAACGCCGGATGAAGATCAGACCCGACCATATGGCGCAAGGTGAGAAGATGATGGATGCCGGGCAGTTCTTGTTCGGCGGAGCCATCATCGACGGGGCAGGGAAGCTCGCAGGTGGCGTGTTGATCGTCGACTTCGACAGCCGCGAAGAGATCGACGAATGGCTCCAAGAGGAGCCCTACATCCTCCACAAGGTGTGGGACCGAGTCGAGGTTCATCCTTTCTTGGTCCCACCCCAGTTCCTCTCCCTGCTCCCGAAGTACGCCGAGGTATCTGTGTGAACCGGTCAGCGAGCCGACATCCCTGACGGCCGCGGCCAGCGGTCCTAACGAAAGAGCGGAACCATGGTTACGACGAAAGCCAAGAACGAGGGCGTGCAGTTCACCGGACTACCCACCGGTCTGTTCCGATTCCTCGACAACCTCGAGGCAGACAACTCCAAGGAATTCTTCGACGCTAATCGCGAAACATACAACACTGAGGTGAAGACCCCCGTCGATGCGTTGAAGAGTGAACTCGAACGAGACTACGGCCCGCTTAAAGGCTTCCGCATCAACCGTGACGTTCGGTTCAGCAAGGACAAGTCGCCGTACAAGACCTGGGTTGGGCTGACCACGACAGACCGAGCAGTGGGCGGCGTCGGGTCGTTCTGGCAGGCCACAGCCCACCAGATGAAGATCGCGACAGGCGCGATGATGCTCGAAAGTGACCAGCTTGTTCGCTACCGCGACGCTTTGATCGACCAGGAAGCAGGATCTGAGTTCGATCAGATCCGACGGGCGTTGAGCGATGAGGGCCTCGACGTTGGACCCGGCGACATCCCACAATACAAGCGAGTCCCACGCGGCTACCCTGCCGACCATTCGCGATCTGCCGAACTGCAATGGAAAGGCGCGATCGTGATCCACTCCTTCAACCGTGCCCGATGGATGCAGACCGACGAGGTGGTCGACCGGATTGGGGCAGTGTGGAGCGGCGCACAACCACTTCTCGATTGGTTCGAAACCCACGTCGGCGACACAGAGAAGGCGACGCGGAAGAAATGATCAACGTCCGCCATCTTGAAGTGGTGGACAGTCGCCGGTGCGACATCGACGAACAACTCCGCCGTCTCTCGCCCCATGAGCGGTCCACGTGCGACAAGATCGGAAATCAGACCCACAGGCGCGGCTGGATCTGCGCTCACTCTCAGCTGCGCCAATTGATCGCCGCCATGATCGGCTGCGCACCCTCAGAAGTGCAGTTCGGGCGTAGACCCTGCCCTGTGTGTGGAGGAGAAGGCGGCCGACCAGTCCTGGCGACGGATGAGGCCCACCGGATCCATTTCTCGATCTCACACAGCGACTGGCTAGTCGCGATCGCCGTAGCCGATCGGCCAGTGGGTATCGACGTGCAAGTGCTCCGACAGAACACATACTCACTCCTCAACGAGCTGAGCCCTGTCGAGCAGCGTCAGATCGGAACATCTGCGTCGAGGATGAACCGATGCTGGGCCCGGAAAGAAGCGGTACTCAAGGCCGCAGGAATCGGGATAGCCCACGGCCTCAGAGCCCCACACGTCGGCGGCGCGGACCAACCACACCAGCCCCCGGGTTTCGAGATCTCGGACCTCGACGTACCGCGCGGCTTCCACGGTGCGGTTGCAGTCGCC
It encodes:
- the car gene encoding carboxylic acid reductase, translating into MAQDVWQAGFEERLTHLIASDSQVRDRVPDSRVASSVRPNMGLAQLVDAVMTGYADREAVKERRVVITPGGTRQLTHDHTTLTYRQLWSRARAVATSWQRVERGPSAADMVCSIGTGSNNYAALELACIASGVVSVPLIANSSQAQWQTILNETRPAALAVDIDYLDPAIAAVLASEAHPKAVYVLDYREGDLAAKHALNRALTRLSAEGIVLETFDSLVDAGTQVPQAPLPVSPAGTPPGLAQIIYTSGATGTPKGAMFTTAHLAAMWFGQSQSTMPTIVTHYMPMSHVAGRMVLTGALARGGTCFFSTGNDPAQMWDDIALARPTEFFLIPRVCEMIFDRYRRVLASLPAGDTELERESNAKTQLREQLLGGRIVSAVNGSAPLDVNLHAFMESMLNVPVHDAYGSTEAGGVVMFDNRIQRPPVIEYKLADVPELGYHTTDRPHPRGELLLKTMSMIPGYLNRPDLNDDILDADGFYRTGDVMAETAPDELQFVERRNNVLKLSQAEFVAVATLESVYSTSPDIHQIFVYGRSGRASILAVIVPTDSAARGRDDNELRDHLAGTLHQIAKREGLHPYEIPRDFIIERDPFSVANGLLSGVSKPLRPKLTQHYADELEQLHQRLSENQEAEIADLQRSVAERPTLETVLRAAKALLGGNTAVSPSANFTDIGGDSMTAYTFATQLSDLFDLEVPVTVILSPANDLRHVADYIEQDRAGKTRRVTAADVHQDPTRLLAAELTLDKFLPPSQLEASTNIPVAVGAPVYLVTGANGYLGRFLTVDLLESASQTGGRVVALARGATSTHAKQRLESSLTSADSELAEKYHTLSERLEVINGDISQPRLGVTDETWARLSADVTHIVHPGALVNHVLPYQQLFGPNVAGTAELIRLATTATTKHITYLSSVGIADQITPGTFDETADVRSMSPARIVSDQYANGYANTKWASEVLLREANDQYGVPVSVFRSNMILAHTRYAGHLNQPDMLTRLLYSILITGLAPSSFYLPNADGSPKRTHFDGLPVDFTTVAITALTGGRGHTTFNLVNPHDDGISLDTFVDWLIEAGHPIQRIDNYSDWYRRLEISLRQKPAEVGQQSLLPLLHAFKEPETLPDIVTPAPRFLEAVTKASVAQGTIPSVRPELIKKYAADLHHLGLL
- a CDS encoding AfsR/SARP family transcriptional regulator gives rise to the protein MDQSPHPRELEDEARYRAYLFGTPRLYIDGEPAQQGWVARRRAWEILVWFLLNPGKPAMAEALADQLWPGDDPERIASTFHVSLHALRRALEPGLGRRQESAYIRRHSNKVYSFDPGELWWTDVADLEQVHRSGHAAERAGDLARARFCYRRVAGYVAQGKLLDGEVCDWIEPYRRRYRQMCQQSLTRLMMLEAGDGSEHDLIEAAYLTLKIDPYNQLATKVIIENRLRSGRRPAAAEQLAKYCRSLKADLGVPVPDEIAALVHRVQTA
- a CDS encoding SCP2 sterol-binding domain-containing protein codes for the protein MASRVQQLFEALAGRLDREQAAKIERTIQWKITDEDPGVWAFKIDNGSGDLISGGVDNPDATFVTDSETWIGVAEGTLDPMRQFMSGKLKVEGDMMLALRVPKFFPVGAVSNG
- a CDS encoding class I SAM-dependent methyltransferase, translating into MADTDTLQAEAERMDHIARLTDPATFRYLEEKIHVQEGWRCAEVGAGTGTVARWLSNRVGHYGLVEAIDTETAHLERLQASNLKVIKQDITSRPLEAGSYDLIHAKILLMHLPERERVLQEFADALKPGGYLLVEEADVRSIQRVEPAEPVLTRAAAALETFFYMMGADPAYAMTLQPSVRSTGLTVQGTDCQLTAVQAGSKEMLSVSLSLAKLAPMIVKVGLMSEAEVQKAFTLMEQPGPTVLYTPTIISVWAQKPEA
- a CDS encoding YciI family protein, which gives rise to MLHVVIAHDGTAPGTFERRMKIRPDHMAQGEKMMDAGQFLFGGAIIDGAGKLAGGVLIVDFDSREEIDEWLQEEPYILHKVWDRVEVHPFLVPPQFLSLLPKYAEVSV
- a CDS encoding TIGR02453 family protein, yielding MVTTKAKNEGVQFTGLPTGLFRFLDNLEADNSKEFFDANRETYNTEVKTPVDALKSELERDYGPLKGFRINRDVRFSKDKSPYKTWVGLTTTDRAVGGVGSFWQATAHQMKIATGAMMLESDQLVRYRDALIDQEAGSEFDQIRRALSDEGLDVGPGDIPQYKRVPRGYPADHSRSAELQWKGAIVIHSFNRARWMQTDEVVDRIGAVWSGAQPLLDWFETHVGDTEKATRKK
- a CDS encoding 4'-phosphopantetheinyl transferase family protein, with protein sequence MIGCAPSEVQFGRRPCPVCGGEGGRPVLATDEAHRIHFSISHSDWLVAIAVADRPVGIDVQVLRQNTYSLLNELSPVEQRQIGTSASRMNRCWARKEAVLKAAGIGIAHGLRAPHVGGADQPHQPPGFEISDLDVPRGFHGAVAVAARPTTKGQQHDGY